A genomic window from Leptospira fletcheri includes:
- a CDS encoding helix-turn-helix transcriptional regulator: MLRNQLKVVRIEANLTQAQVGKMIKRSRSQVSKIESGKCRLYMDEFLKFMKIYKKSPFFFYSVFTTNEVIKSPRRARVKSAKQF; the protein is encoded by the coding sequence ATTCTCCGCAATCAGCTAAAAGTAGTGAGAATTGAAGCGAATCTTACTCAAGCTCAAGTGGGCAAAATGATCAAAAGGAGTAGAAGTCAAGTTTCCAAAATAGAATCCGGTAAATGCAGATTATATATGGATGAATTCTTAAAGTTTATGAAGATTTATAAGAAGTCTCCTTTCTTCTTTTACTCCGTATTTACTACAAATGAAGTCATTAAATCTCCGAGGAGAGCCCGAGTAAAATCTGCGAAGCAGTTTTAA
- a CDS encoding restriction endonuclease subunit S, whose protein sequence is MPFLQGSHIVHFQPADIKYVSKSAHKNVESWIIKKGWILVTRSGTFGRIALCEDDWDGWAASEHILRIIPDETKCTSGYLYAFLNSPIGQAQLTSKIYGAVVDELTEEQTKSILVPMPRTKKQKEQADLINVEAHKAMKKKLEAIKLTEQSLDKMNQMLKIRD, encoded by the coding sequence TTGCCCTTCTTACAAGGAAGTCATATTGTTCATTTTCAACCGGCAGACATAAAATATGTTTCGAAATCCGCCCATAAAAATGTCGAATCGTGGATTATCAAGAAAGGCTGGATTCTTGTAACTCGTTCTGGGACATTCGGAAGAATTGCTTTATGTGAAGATGATTGGGATGGATGGGCTGCCTCTGAACATATTTTGCGAATAATCCCGGATGAAACAAAATGCACTTCAGGATATCTTTATGCTTTTTTGAATTCCCCTATTGGTCAAGCTCAGTTAACATCGAAAATTTACGGTGCCGTTGTTGATGAATTAACGGAAGAACAAACAAAAAGTATACTTGTTCCTATGCCGCGAACTAAAAAGCAAAAGGAACAAGCAGATTTAATCAACGTAGAAGCTCATAAGGCAATGAAGAAAAAATTGGAGGCTATCAAGTTAACTGAACAGTCATTAGACAAAATGAATCAAATGCTAAAGATTAGAGATTAA
- a CDS encoding type I restriction enzyme HsdR N-terminal domain-containing protein, giving the protein MANKNNVVPLVPVGKIKCYITGSLRADRPEEHIRQRWARSLVEEYGYSKSSIAIEFKIKMGVSSKRADIVIFNHGSKQIQENIFIIIEVKRSDVLPKDKTEGIEQLKSYMAASSLCKYGLWAGSEKNVFQKMEDNSIIETTDLPYYGDLEPRPPIFKDLVPAIDLKSTFRRCHNYIYANQGLQKAEAFIAKTIEGRSKIGGTRCITRL; this is encoded by the coding sequence ATGGCAAATAAAAATAATGTAGTCCCTTTAGTTCCGGTTGGTAAGATTAAATGCTATATAACTGGAAGTTTAAGAGCCGACAGACCTGAAGAACATATTCGTCAACGATGGGCAAGGAGCTTAGTCGAAGAATATGGCTATTCTAAATCCAGTATCGCAATTGAATTCAAAATTAAAATGGGTGTCAGTTCAAAAAGAGCTGATATAGTAATTTTTAACCATGGCTCAAAGCAAATACAGGAAAATATTTTTATTATAATAGAAGTTAAACGTTCTGACGTTTTACCAAAGGATAAAACCGAAGGTATTGAACAGTTAAAGTCTTACATGGCGGCCTCATCTTTATGTAAATATGGCTTGTGGGCAGGTTCAGAAAAGAATGTTTTTCAAAAAATGGAAGATAATTCTATTATTGAAACTACAGATCTTCCTTATTACGGTGATTTAGAGCCTCGCCCTCCAATATTTAAAGATCTCGTGCCAGCAATTGATCTTAAATCTACATTTCGTAGGTGCCATAATTATATATATGCGAATCAAGGTTTGCAAAAAGCGGAAGCCTTTATTGCAAAAACTATCGAAGGAAGATCAAAGATTGGCGGAACTCGGTGTATTACCAGATTATGA
- a CDS encoding type II toxin-antitoxin system RelE family toxin, with protein sequence MSAEYKIAETEQFQNKLKDRQFSHLQKKLTDYVYPILKKNPFFGPNIKKLKGEFDGLYRYRIGKYRLFYLIKDNELLIIFVDIDQRKDSYK encoded by the coding sequence TTGTCCGCTGAATATAAAATAGCAGAGACGGAACAATTTCAAAACAAGCTCAAAGACAGGCAATTCTCTCATCTTCAAAAGAAACTGACAGATTATGTATATCCAATCCTTAAAAAGAATCCATTTTTTGGACCTAATATCAAAAAGCTGAAAGGCGAGTTTGATGGTCTTTATAGATATCGAATTGGTAAATATCGTTTATTTTATTTGATTAAAGATAACGAGTTATTAATAATCTTTGTTGATATAGATCAAAGAAAAGATAGTTACAAATAG
- a CDS encoding CopG family transcriptional regulator translates to MSKTITLRIEDPIYDIFKKAAEGERRTISNFVENAAIQYLTNEFYASDEEMEEILSNKQLVSSLKKGLKEAAQGKYKVVR, encoded by the coding sequence ATGTCTAAGACAATCACATTGCGCATTGAAGATCCGATTTATGATATATTTAAGAAAGCAGCTGAAGGTGAAAGACGTACTATTTCAAATTTTGTTGAAAATGCTGCCATTCAATATCTTACAAATGAGTTTTATGCTTCAGATGAAGAAATGGAGGAAATCCTTTCAAATAAGCAGCTAGTTTCTTCTTTGAAAAAAGGTCTTAAAGAAGCAGCTCAAGGAAAGTATAAAGTTGTCCGCTGA
- a CDS encoding CopG family transcriptional regulator: MVKSESLGQVIGGKVRKFMKKKIKYSDAPASISSSIKSSKVVEDFLPPPNKLILKEDNSRVTIILSKKSISFFKEESKRSGVPYQTMIKRVLDLYTEHYAHK, encoded by the coding sequence ATGGTAAAATCAGAATCTTTGGGGCAGGTTATTGGAGGCAAGGTAAGAAAGTTTATGAAAAAGAAAATAAAATACAGTGATGCGCCAGCATCTATATCATCTTCAATTAAATCTTCTAAGGTTGTTGAGGATTTTCTTCCTCCTCCGAATAAACTTATTTTGAAAGAAGATAATTCTAGAGTAACGATAATCTTAAGTAAAAAAAGTATTTCATTTTTTAAAGAGGAATCTAAGCGATCTGGTGTACCTTATCAAACTATGATTAAAAGGGTTTTGGATTTATATACAGAGCATTATGCTCATAAATAA
- a CDS encoding BrnT family toxin → MEFEWDSAKNDENLRKHGIDFFEAQRAFLDPNRVITLDVTHSSESEKKILLLWPN, encoded by the coding sequence ATGGAGTTTGAATGGGATTCTGCAAAGAATGACGAAAATTTGCGGAAGCATGGAATTGATTTCTTTGAAGCTCAAAGAGCATTCTTGGATCCGAATAGGGTTATTACACTAGATGTTACGCATTCTTCTGAATCTGAAAAAAAGATATTACTGCTTTGGCCTAATTGA
- a CDS encoding AlbA family DNA-binding domain-containing protein produces the protein MNKNDLISLLEAGELLNVEFKQSSKFEGDFRAHIAMSIASMANSNGGGHILIGIVDDKREIDGVLTKEIIETWEITKLSLYLEERLSTLPSITPYLIEIDNKFVLCIKVQEFSSEPIIVKKDLQDQKGKPLANTGDILIRTEGRQTRKIRTVEEMRSIINRSVIKRSGLLLADIERIFNGKNEIVEVKETILNEIYHSISSNEVNFRSTLHKDFPNHCKYSLEIYFPEAEQQFEKSSDLYEILNSTVINDTFNNFPIYYQERNSIKQSYDFLYLDTQFRKWIFHKKGYFIYHFIPWTEYLDESPQFPYPNPPNRPLFVDDLIRTMSNSLQFAFNLSTIFSSGKVKVYLKVENLLKKRIYSLVNRMSYGEPCSEYQIELINDTFFRSNLQTDSLDIINRGYEKALIIFQIRTIVSEDNKRFVSQLLNNG, from the coding sequence ATGAATAAAAATGACTTAATATCTCTACTTGAAGCGGGAGAACTTTTGAACGTTGAGTTCAAGCAATCTTCCAAATTTGAAGGTGACTTTCGTGCACATATAGCAATGTCGATTGCTAGTATGGCTAATTCAAACGGTGGCGGACATATTTTGATAGGGATTGTCGATGATAAAAGAGAAATTGATGGAGTATTGACAAAGGAAATTATTGAAACTTGGGAAATTACGAAGTTATCCTTATATTTGGAGGAGAGACTTTCTACTCTGCCAAGCATAACACCTTATCTTATTGAAATAGATAATAAGTTCGTCTTGTGCATTAAAGTCCAAGAGTTTTCAAGTGAACCAATAATTGTAAAAAAAGATCTTCAAGATCAAAAAGGGAAGCCTTTAGCTAACACTGGCGATATATTAATTCGCACGGAAGGCAGACAGACTCGAAAAATTAGAACTGTCGAAGAAATGAGAAGTATCATTAATCGAAGTGTAATAAAGAGGTCTGGCCTTTTGCTTGCTGATATCGAAAGGATTTTTAACGGAAAAAATGAAATAGTTGAAGTTAAAGAGACGATACTGAATGAAATCTATCATTCTATCAGCAGTAATGAAGTTAATTTTAGGAGTACTTTGCATAAAGATTTCCCTAATCACTGTAAGTATTCTTTGGAAATTTATTTTCCTGAAGCAGAACAGCAATTTGAAAAATCAAGTGACCTTTATGAAATCTTAAATAGCACTGTTATTAATGACACATTCAATAATTTTCCGATTTACTATCAAGAAAGGAATTCAATTAAACAATCTTACGATTTTCTTTATTTAGATACCCAGTTTCGAAAATGGATATTTCATAAAAAAGGCTATTTTATTTATCATTTTATTCCTTGGACTGAATATTTAGATGAAAGTCCTCAGTTTCCTTACCCTAATCCTCCGAACCGCCCGTTGTTTGTAGATGATCTCATCCGGACTATGTCAAATTCATTGCAGTTCGCATTCAATTTATCAACGATATTCAGTAGCGGAAAGGTAAAGGTTTATCTTAAGGTAGAAAATCTTTTGAAAAAACGTATTTACTCATTAGTAAATCGAATGTCTTATGGCGAGCCTTGCTCTGAATATCAAATTGAATTAATTAACGATACATTCTTTAGGAGCAATCTTCAGACAGATTCATTGGATATTATAAATAGAGGATATGAAAAGGCTCTAATAATTTTTCAAATAAGAACTATCGTTTCCGAAGATAACAAAAGGTTTGTCAGTCAACTGTTAAATAATGGGTGA
- a CDS encoding glycoside hydrolase family 25 protein, which produces MIKKITILIVVCGIVAFFLYKALDLGLVWFVYPSEDKYPIRGIDVSNHQGKIDWALVSKKDISFVYIKSTEGGDFKDKSFLENWSESKKHGFKVGAYHFFTLCRTGSEQAENFIQTVPKLVDSLPPVVDLEFVGNCKDRPPIENVQNEISIFLSIIDTYYNTKTILYLTNEFIEKYLEGNFFNHPIWIRNIFMHPNTFSSIDWVIWQYKSTARINGIDGPVDLNVLNGNLDTLTKFTNLR; this is translated from the coding sequence ATGATTAAAAAAATCACTATTCTAATAGTAGTTTGTGGTATCGTTGCTTTCTTTTTATATAAAGCTCTTGATCTAGGTTTAGTATGGTTTGTTTATCCATCAGAAGATAAATATCCTATTAGGGGTATCGATGTTTCAAATCATCAGGGGAAAATTGATTGGGCTTTAGTTTCTAAGAAGGACATTTCTTTCGTTTACATCAAATCTACGGAAGGAGGGGATTTTAAAGATAAATCCTTTTTGGAAAATTGGAGTGAATCCAAAAAGCATGGCTTCAAAGTTGGGGCTTATCATTTCTTCACACTGTGTAGAACAGGATCCGAGCAAGCAGAAAATTTCATTCAAACTGTTCCAAAGCTCGTAGATTCTTTGCCTCCAGTAGTTGATCTTGAATTTGTTGGAAATTGCAAAGATAGACCGCCTATTGAAAATGTTCAGAATGAGATTTCTATTTTCCTTTCTATAATTGATACTTACTATAATACGAAAACAATTCTTTATTTAACTAATGAATTCATTGAAAAATACCTTGAGGGTAATTTCTTTAATCATCCTATTTGGATTCGAAACATCTTTATGCATCCGAATACTTTTTCCTCCATTGACTGGGTAATTTGGCAGTATAAAAGTACCGCTAGGATTAATGGAATTGATGGCCCTGTTGATTTAAATGTTTTAAATGGAAATTTAGATACTCTAACTAAATTTACTAATTTAAGATAA
- a CDS encoding helix-turn-helix domain-containing protein, translated as MDFEEFLLKVGKNIQKVRKDKGLTQENMDEGDYAVPVRTLQDIEAGRANFTANSIFKLSKRLKVKPRDLLDI; from the coding sequence GTGGATTTTGAAGAATTTTTATTAAAAGTCGGAAAGAATATTCAAAAAGTTCGGAAGGATAAGGGCCTTACTCAGGAAAATATGGATGAAGGCGATTACGCCGTTCCTGTAAGAACTTTGCAAGATATTGAAGCGGGTAGGGCAAATTTCACAGCCAACTCAATTTTCAAGCTCTCTAAACGATTAAAAGTAAAACCCAGAGATTTACTGGATATTTGA
- a CDS encoding helix-turn-helix transcriptional regulator, with protein sequence MTRKSKNKSQSIVRKCPKSEIVRKISDEEKKAFYHQLKAARIEANLTQAQVGKMIKRSRSQVSKIESGKCRLYMDEFLKFMKIYKKSPFFFYSVFTTNEVIKSSKKARVKSAKQF encoded by the coding sequence ATGACGAGAAAATCTAAAAACAAGTCTCAAAGTATTGTCCGAAAATGTCCTAAATCGGAAATCGTAAGGAAAATTTCCGACGAAGAAAAGAAAGCATTCTATCATCAACTTAAAGCGGCGAGAATAGAAGCGAATCTTACTCAAGCACAAGTGGGTAAAATGATCAAAAGGAGCAGAAGCCAAGTTTCTAAGATAGAATCTGGTAAATGTAGGCTATATATGGATGAGTTCTTAAAGTTTATGAAGATTTATAAAAAATCTCCTTTCTTCTTTTACTCTGTATTTACTACAAATGAAGTCATTAAATCATCAAAGAAAGCCCGAGTAAAATCTGCGAAGCAGTTTTAA
- a CDS encoding protein kinase domain-containing protein, with amino-acid sequence MKPERFPHISREIAQKENLLIESFVGNGSFKDVYKCKKDDNSFVALKIADPSATHPERESREIDSMLKCNVSQIGKLYKFDSYTDISGKNYHYLIEEYFDGGDLRRKLEYQSLTRAEIGQIGLQLSVAVKELKNLNLVHRDIKPENIMFRSADNCNAVLTDFGLVRDLSEDSLTGTWLVHGPGTPLFASPEQLNNDKSMIDWRSDQFSVALTLSYCLLGFHPFQVGSGNPTQAIVNVYERKIMPAENVEKLNEFGFGCLAKMLSPWPVHRIASPDKLVELFTGLIV; translated from the coding sequence ATGAAGCCCGAAAGATTTCCTCATATCTCTCGTGAAATCGCACAAAAGGAAAATTTGCTCATTGAATCTTTTGTCGGGAATGGGTCTTTTAAAGATGTTTATAAGTGCAAAAAAGATGATAATTCATTTGTTGCTTTGAAAATTGCAGACCCATCCGCGACTCATCCAGAAAGAGAATCCCGCGAAATAGATTCGATGCTGAAATGCAATGTCTCTCAAATTGGCAAGCTATATAAATTCGATTCATATACTGACATATCAGGTAAGAATTATCACTACTTAATAGAAGAATATTTCGACGGGGGAGATTTAAGAAGAAAGCTTGAATACCAGAGTTTAACAAGGGCAGAAATCGGACAGATTGGTCTGCAGTTGTCAGTAGCCGTAAAAGAATTAAAGAATTTAAATCTGGTTCACAGAGATATTAAGCCAGAAAATATTATGTTTAGATCAGCCGATAATTGTAATGCAGTCCTAACGGATTTTGGTTTAGTGCGAGATCTTTCTGAAGATTCTCTTACCGGAACATGGCTTGTCCATGGACCAGGGACTCCGTTATTCGCATCGCCTGAACAATTAAATAATGATAAAAGTATGATTGATTGGCGATCCGACCAATTTTCAGTTGCATTGACTCTTTCTTATTGCCTTTTAGGATTTCACCCATTTCAAGTCGGATCTGGAAATCCTACACAAGCTATTGTTAATGTTTATGAACGCAAAATAATGCCAGCCGAAAACGTTGAAAAGTTGAATGAATTTGGTTTTGGATGCCTTGCTAAAATGCTCTCCCCATGGCCGGTTCACAGAATTGCGTCACCAGATAAGTTAGTTGAATTATTTACAGGTTTAATAGTATGA
- a CDS encoding tyrosine-type recombinase/integrase has product MKTELLRRNYSKKTLKAYFLYNRAFLRSLELNPYHVTEENLRSYLDRILYEKNLASVSMRALVQSLKFYYNNVIGISALLFYSSPKREKRIPESLSRSEVSRILNALENPKHKFLLKLCYGAGLRVGELTRLRGIDIDWERRMIRVRQGKGKKDRFSLLPDTCREELAEIISRQGQSSWIFQGMVCGKSLSVRSAEKIFSNAKERANIRKEVSIHDLRHAFAIHLLESGTHIKVIQKLLGHASVKTTEIYARITDPNAIRIKSPLDMDL; this is encoded by the coding sequence TTGAAAACGGAGCTTTTGAGGAGAAATTATAGCAAGAAGACTTTAAAAGCGTATTTTTTATATAATAGAGCATTTCTACGTTCTTTGGAGTTGAACCCATATCATGTTACGGAAGAGAATCTAAGATCTTATCTCGATAGGATCCTTTATGAGAAGAATCTGGCTTCGGTATCAATGCGAGCGCTGGTGCAATCTCTTAAATTTTATTATAATAACGTAATCGGAATTTCTGCGTTACTGTTCTATTCCTCCCCTAAAAGGGAGAAGCGTATTCCGGAATCGCTTTCCAGATCCGAAGTGTCTCGGATTTTAAACGCATTAGAGAATCCTAAGCATAAGTTTTTATTGAAGCTTTGTTATGGGGCTGGCTTAAGAGTAGGAGAATTGACAAGGCTTAGAGGTATAGACATTGACTGGGAGAGAAGAATGATCCGTGTCCGACAAGGGAAAGGGAAAAAGGATCGATTTTCTCTTTTACCCGACACTTGCAGGGAAGAGCTGGCTGAAATCATCTCGCGACAAGGCCAAAGTTCTTGGATCTTTCAGGGAATGGTTTGCGGGAAAAGCCTTAGCGTTCGCTCCGCCGAGAAAATTTTTTCCAATGCAAAAGAAAGAGCGAATATCAGAAAAGAGGTTTCGATACACGACCTTCGTCATGCGTTTGCGATTCATCTCTTGGAATCCGGTACTCACATCAAAGTGATCCAAAAGCTCTTGGGGCACGCATCGGTCAAGACGACGGAAATATATGCGCGCATTACGGATCCAAACGCTATTCGGATCAAAAGCCCTCTTGACATGGATCTCTGA
- a CDS encoding histidine kinase N-terminal 7TM domain-containing protein translates to MDANVQISVWFRWTPFAILPVFSFCLSTLTLLLSIRNRNNSGAKEFIALSLGMTLYNFGYFWEMVSVRDHDIIFWDNFQFLGPDIMVVSLPLLVMRILNLDKFVKPITLVLFALVPAAIEYSVWFGKPEWIRLSYFFDESAPWRALVYEYGPWMDVYVYNFLGIFSICLLGLLIGAVFQRGFSRIRSTIILIGLCIPFFTQIMTIGKFMPFVHSKLDIFPVAASLSCLIWLYGLFYFRILDLIPLARDRVFEWIEDVVFVLNRENSILDCNQAALDLLKAPRLYGDAKLSEFLPDLSEVLDQSSAEGKTKAVWRCAKSHCHFDVSIKPLGELNSSYRIVTLRDMTERVLAEQKISERRDILQSILDSTKILFLVLDGEGRLILLNKACLEITGYELSQLEGRSFWEQVLFPKDKERVMRVFRQRFGPKRFPHRTNIRLKRQDEKSRYTTWEHKEVRDEKGNLLYVISTGADVTGLEEAEGRIHTLQTANEEISSKSSIIEEQKKELEKTLQNLRQTQAKLIQTSKLADLGQLAAGIAHEINNPIGAIQAAGHNILSYLGRIREGIRSHLEGLCTLSPPEWDLFEKFIHLGIESREMTIGLERRRLLVQLKEEMIESKVLLPEETAELFVDHGIVSRWKEFLPLLTLPKTRELLPFFLDLLGPEQSVGTIRTAVERSSKIVYALRSFAHFESSHRKRPFTLKDNVDTVLTLYQNLFKHGVEVSTDLTEVPSLLGFPDDLMHLWTNLIMNSVQAMNYKGKLAIRGRLSSDREVLVSVEDNGPGILSDVKGKVFDAFFTTKAPGEGSGLGLDIAKRIVEKHEGRIWFESEPGKTVFYVALPYQPA, encoded by the coding sequence ATGGATGCAAACGTTCAAATTTCGGTTTGGTTTCGTTGGACTCCTTTTGCCATTCTTCCCGTTTTTAGTTTCTGTCTTTCCACTCTGACCCTCCTACTTTCGATCCGGAACAGAAACAACTCGGGTGCAAAAGAGTTCATCGCTCTCTCACTCGGAATGACTCTTTACAACTTCGGTTATTTCTGGGAAATGGTCTCGGTTCGCGATCATGATATCATTTTCTGGGATAATTTCCAATTTTTGGGTCCGGACATCATGGTCGTTTCTCTCCCTCTCTTGGTGATGCGGATCCTCAATCTGGACAAATTCGTAAAGCCGATCACCTTGGTCCTCTTCGCACTCGTTCCGGCCGCAATCGAATATTCCGTTTGGTTCGGAAAACCGGAGTGGATCCGGTTGAGCTATTTCTTCGACGAGTCGGCGCCTTGGCGTGCTCTAGTATACGAGTACGGCCCGTGGATGGACGTCTATGTCTATAATTTTCTCGGTATTTTCTCCATCTGTCTTCTGGGTCTTCTGATCGGGGCCGTCTTTCAAAGAGGATTTTCCCGAATCCGCAGTACCATCATTCTCATCGGACTCTGCATCCCCTTCTTCACCCAAATCATGACCATAGGCAAATTCATGCCTTTCGTTCATTCCAAATTGGACATCTTTCCCGTCGCCGCCAGTCTTTCCTGTCTGATCTGGTTGTACGGACTCTTCTACTTCCGTATCCTGGACCTGATCCCTCTCGCACGGGACCGAGTCTTCGAATGGATCGAGGATGTGGTCTTCGTACTCAATCGCGAAAATTCCATCCTGGATTGCAACCAAGCGGCTCTGGATCTGCTCAAGGCCCCGCGTCTGTACGGGGACGCCAAGCTTTCAGAATTCCTTCCAGATCTATCCGAAGTTTTGGACCAAAGTTCCGCGGAAGGAAAGACGAAAGCGGTATGGAGATGCGCCAAATCCCATTGCCATTTCGACGTTTCGATCAAACCCTTGGGAGAACTCAATTCTTCCTATCGTATCGTAACCCTGAGAGACATGACGGAAAGAGTTCTCGCGGAACAGAAGATTTCGGAAAGAAGGGACATTTTACAAAGTATATTAGATTCTACGAAAATACTCTTTTTAGTTTTGGACGGGGAAGGCAGGCTGATCCTCCTGAACAAGGCCTGCTTGGAAATTACCGGGTACGAACTTTCACAGTTGGAGGGTCGCTCCTTTTGGGAACAGGTCCTCTTTCCCAAGGATAAGGAAAGAGTCATGCGGGTTTTCCGCCAAAGGTTCGGTCCAAAACGTTTTCCTCATAGAACGAATATCCGTTTGAAACGTCAGGACGAAAAATCCAGGTACACGACCTGGGAACACAAGGAAGTCCGGGACGAAAAGGGAAATCTCTTATACGTGATTTCTACAGGTGCGGACGTTACCGGCCTGGAGGAAGCGGAAGGCAGAATTCACACTCTCCAAACCGCAAACGAGGAGATCTCCTCCAAGAGCTCCATCATAGAAGAACAAAAGAAAGAGCTGGAAAAAACCCTACAAAACCTGAGGCAAACTCAGGCCAAACTGATCCAGACCTCTAAGTTGGCGGATCTGGGACAATTGGCCGCCGGAATCGCCCATGAGATCAACAATCCGATCGGGGCCATCCAAGCCGCGGGGCACAATATTCTCTCCTATTTGGGAAGGATCCGCGAGGGGATCCGATCGCATCTGGAAGGATTATGCACGTTGAGCCCGCCGGAATGGGATCTGTTCGAAAAATTCATCCACCTCGGGATCGAATCTAGAGAGATGACGATCGGACTGGAACGTAGAAGGCTCCTTGTTCAATTAAAGGAGGAAATGATCGAGTCCAAGGTTCTCTTACCGGAGGAGACCGCGGAATTGTTCGTGGATCACGGAATCGTTTCCAGGTGGAAGGAGTTCCTTCCGCTCCTGACTCTCCCGAAAACAAGGGAACTGCTTCCTTTCTTTTTGGATTTGCTGGGTCCGGAACAAAGCGTCGGCACGATCCGCACGGCAGTGGAGCGTTCCTCCAAAATCGTTTATGCGCTCCGAAGTTTTGCACATTTCGAGTCTTCCCACAGAAAACGTCCTTTTACTCTCAAAGACAATGTGGATACGGTTTTGACTCTTTACCAAAACCTATTCAAACACGGGGTAGAAGTCTCCACCGATCTGACGGAAGTTCCTTCCCTGCTCGGTTTCCCCGACGACCTCATGCATTTGTGGACCAATCTGATCATGAATTCCGTCCAGGCGATGAACTACAAAGGAAAGCTTGCGATTCGAGGAAGACTTTCTTCGGACCGGGAAGTCCTGGTTTCGGTAGAGGACAACGGCCCGGGAATTCTTTCGGACGTAAAAGGCAAAGTGTTCGACGCGTTCTTCACCACCAAAGCGCCGGGAGAAGGTTCCGGATTGGGGTTGGATATCGCCAAGAGGATCGTGGAAAAACACGAAGGCCGGATTTGGTTCGAATCCGAGCCGGGCAAAACGGTTTTTTACGTTGCGCTACCGTACCAACCGGCGTAA
- a CDS encoding SDR family oxidoreductase, which translates to MGAKKILVAGAGSGIGESIFKKLQLSSGVEAIGASRRGNGLSEGIRVGRNHFCDFSDERSIFEFCKLLKSSWTRLDAIYFTFGDGLFSTLEDLDPESWKKHLFLNLTAPFLLTRELGPLLQKGSFLCYLSSTAGRQGFPESSAYCASKHGLAGFAKALREEWKNREIRVSVVYAGAIDTPIWDGREGFDRKDMIPVEDVAEFLAGLSDQKPSFNLDEIVLLPKKGIL; encoded by the coding sequence ATGGGTGCCAAGAAGATACTAGTCGCAGGGGCGGGCTCCGGAATCGGAGAATCCATATTCAAAAAACTGCAACTTTCTTCCGGAGTCGAAGCGATCGGAGCATCCCGGAGAGGAAACGGTTTATCCGAAGGGATTCGTGTCGGCCGAAACCATTTTTGCGATTTTTCGGACGAACGGAGTATATTTGAATTTTGTAAATTACTCAAATCTTCCTGGACTAGGTTGGACGCGATTTATTTCACATTCGGCGACGGGCTTTTTTCCACCCTCGAGGATTTGGACCCGGAGAGTTGGAAAAAACACCTCTTTCTGAATCTGACGGCGCCCTTTCTTTTGACCCGGGAATTGGGTCCTCTACTTCAAAAAGGATCCTTTCTCTGTTATCTTTCCTCCACCGCAGGCAGGCAGGGTTTTCCGGAATCCTCCGCATACTGCGCTTCCAAGCACGGGCTCGCGGGATTCGCCAAGGCGCTCCGGGAAGAATGGAAGAATCGGGAAATCAGAGTCAGCGTGGTGTATGCCGGTGCGATCGACACACCGATTTGGGACGGAAGGGAAGGCTTCGATCGGAAAGATATGATTCCGGTGGAGGACGTCGCAGAATTTCTGGCAGGGTTATCCGATCAGAAACCTTCCTTCAATCTGGACGAGATCGTTCTCCTGCCTAAGAAAGGGATTTTGTGA